The nucleotide sequence CGGGAGGCCAGGAAGACCGCGGCGCCGACGAGATCGGACGGCAGCCCCCACCGGCCGGCGGGGATGCGGTCGCCGATGCTCGTCGCGCGGGCCGGGTCGGTGCGGAGCCTGGCCGTGTTGTCGGTGACGATGTAGCCCGGCGCGATCGCGTTGACCTGCACCCCGCGCGGCGCCCACTCGTTGGACAGCGCGCGGGTGACGCCGGCGACGGCGTGCTTGCTCGCCGCGTACGACGCGACGCCGATGCCGCCCTCGAACGAGAGCAGGCTGGCGATGTTGATGATCTTGCCGCGGCCCCGGGCGACCATCGGCCCGGCGATCCGCTGCGTGAGGAAGAACAGCGACGTCAGATTCACGTCGAGCACCTCGTTCCAGGAGCTCGCGTCGACCGTCAGCGCCTCCTCCCGGTGGATCACGCCGGCGTTGTTGACGAGGATGTCCACGTCCGCCGGCAGGAGCTCGTCCAGTGCACCGCTCGCGATCAGCTCCGGGTGCGACAGGTCGAGGTCGAGCGTCGTCGCCGTCCGGCCCAGCTCCTCGACCGCCGCCTTGGTGGCGTCGAAGCTGCCGGCCCTCCCGGCGAGCACGAGGTCCGCACCCGCGCCGGCCAGCCCGACGGCGATCGCCCGGCCGATGCCCCGGCTCACGCCGGTGACCAGCGCCGTCCGTCCGACCAGCGAGAACGCCCGCAGGTCGGCTTCGGGCGCCTGCACGGCGGGCGCTGCGGCCGCGGCCTGGCGGCCGTCGGTGCTCACAGGGCCTCCAGCGCTACGGGG is from Jiangella alkaliphila and encodes:
- a CDS encoding SDR family oxidoreductase, with translation MRAFSLVGRTALVTGVSRGIGRAIAVGLAGAGADLVLAGRAGSFDATKAAVEELGRTATTLDLDLSHPELIASGALDELLPADVDILVNNAGVIHREEALTVDASSWNEVLDVNLTSLFFLTQRIAGPMVARGRGKIINIASLLSFEGGIGVASYAASKHAVAGVTRALSNEWAPRGVQVNAIAPGYIVTDNTARLRTDPARATSIGDRIPAGRWGLPSDLVGAAVFLASRASDYVTGHVLLVDGGWSAR